In Lacerta agilis isolate rLacAgi1 chromosome 8, rLacAgi1.pri, whole genome shotgun sequence, one genomic interval encodes:
- the ANKRD11 gene encoding ankyrin repeat domain-containing protein 11 isoform X5: MPKGGCSKTPQLEDFSLSNDMVEKQTGKKDKDKVSLTKTPKLDRSDGGKEVKERATKRKLPFTVGTNGDQKDSDTEKQGPERKRIKKEPATRKPSLLFGMGLPGIRAGYPLSERQQVALLMQMTAEESANSPVDTTPKHPSQSTVCQKGTPNSASKTKDKVNKRNERGETRLHRAAIRGDARRIKELIIEGADVNVKDFAGWTALHEACNRGYYDVAKQLLAAGAEVNTKGLDDDTPLHDAASNGHYKVVKLLLHYGGNPHQLNRRGETPLKVANSPTMINLLLGKATYPSSEESSTETSEEEDAPSFAPSSSIDGNNTDSEFEKGLKHKAKNQEPPKAVTPVKDEYEFDEDDEQDRVPPVDDKHLLKKDYRKETKANSFISIPKMEVKTYTKNSTITPKKASHRILSDTSDEEETSLPVGTGEKLRLTTHSILPSNKAREPSNAKQQKEKSKVKKKRKKEAKGKEVRFGKKNDKFCSSESESENLESEEDDRDSVQSATCVKDSRLVLKESSLFNSLSASSASSHGSLGSQKHNATLAEQHSKHWRTDNWKTVSSPAWSDVSSLSDSTRTRLTSESDYTSEDSSLESLKPVRKKQEPKKRAQHGAAVIVEKKNSFHASVDGAIPKRDKEGKVVKKHKTKHKHKNKERGQCPATQDIKIIKAFSFDYEDSKQKTDKALIVETECPVENKLKVLKHEREHFKKEDKFQKTKSEEKEWLFKDDAGKTSKEEKSLKKAKEASKDLSKTFREEKSSRLEKEKPIKEKSPKEEKPRIHKEERKKKSKDKQFKSDKKNEPKEEKPAKPEKEKALKEEKERCKKDKGYREEPNFEEFSNKNQFLESEDTKFSLSDDQQDRWFSDLSSDSSFDFKGEDSWDSPVTDYREIQNDTVTKLIIETVKEEIKDKKRDSKAKDKREYSEKRNEKDTFLKKKEREYVERNSEKKKDQVEKHKSISSYLPEKKRKDSAESFKERKEKEASEINRERRDLPDSSKDRKEVKIKQEESYRDEFKDYGCETFFKEKSEPEFSGKNVENWDRHHSGKEKKDVPEKDKKEKLKTEKYKEKSKVEDKERNEKALLEKTQKDKELDKGFKEKKDTKEKYKDPHNKDKERKGSLDQVKEKKEKNFSGDREDFHERRDEKKGRERTWYNILDIFTDESEDEKDDYSLSGFKLGEGLGSEMHRMDSMQDKDDGMVAERDLYVPDKHRKYSSDRQHSTERQKDKESKEKKKDKGLPEGGKEKKEKSSFEKHKEKKDKDSVEKYKDRKERSSVDSAQERKAKQKFPEKVEKKHAGEEKVKNRHKEKLDKEYTKEKRSSKSGEAEKSLLEKLEEEALNEYRDDSNDKISEISSDSFTDRGQDPVLTNIFESSNLSLADATEEKFKESLPLPCLPDKLKEKERHRHSSSSSKKSHEKEKAKKEKAEKKDKTDEFKDSSNRKDSTQYEKDFAMDGEGISISYGTKTEAEEELDKNMEYLFPEKKEKNDAERELPKKAEKDKAYSSSTVSTTKEKKKRDRHKEKWKEEREKHRDKHTDGFFRHHKEEQKSAKDKDSSQVITLKDKSKEEPPKFNDLKVKERLKENQEKDKSECLKMSNGNDKITLPKEGTKKDIRPREKLLGDGDLMMTSFERMLSQKDLEIEERHKRHKERMKQMEKMRHRSGDPKLKDKVKANEDMRKRSLDLTTKKPLAPDTQLKDKKLKDLGPLAPVVSPDNKNQPVVGVDSKDWIAGPQLKEILPASPRPDQNRPTGVPTPASVVSCPSYEEVMQTPRTPSCSNEDYTDLMFDCADSQHSLPISTMSMNACSPSFFDRYSNSSSGFPENPSQTPTRTIPSTNLHRSMSVDIRRAAEEEFNVGDKFFRQQSVPATSNYDSPVQHLMEEKVSLPSIPIEKFPCLSPEYYSPDYGVPSPKAEALHCAPGTAGNVVQSPESVFSGLQAKSSPSHRDELLAPSVESALPPDLGLPLDATEEQQATASIMPPESSFLPPIEDNEFGSSIPEQNSTEWETTPTRNLDPPVPQSLIGNPSDHAVSWTVGSELLIKSPQQGPDSPKPFSSPDIPHPTPVPFIAADSLHPSSPVSYSLSVTESRLDTAKEDAEEAVPTEMVTAEQQASYADSPARLDTFFSNGSKPVPEEASDTPLQPASMPAESKVEAVNALENLEESTIAPVNPEEQAAWPDPFPNSEDDLDLGPFSLPGLPLQSKDVPEEELAESAEDTHEAEQETTSADFVDVGVSLGATNKQDDLTLNQKSILPEEPYLQADEQKANEISLEVVPEASSAPEQKNIEEAEAPQNIQEVTPADLAQSETKEEETSCEELSSATLASDSGSQASLSEAIRTESTDVQDIVVPGSNSQIPSSQTEVLQGSTQLESTEPPPKPVPETPKPPKIEEIPQRITRNRAQMLANQNKQNAAAAATTATTTTTTTTTTTTTTTSEKELPPASAPSTRAKGRVSEEEDAQAQHPRKRRFQRSNQQLQQQINTSTQQTREMIQQTLAAIVDAIKLDDIEPYHSDRSNPYFEYLQIRKKIEEKRKILCYITPQAPQCYAEYVTYTGSYLLDGKPLSKLHIPVIAPPPSLADPLKELFKQQEAVRGKLRLQHSIEREKLIVSCEQEILRVHCRAARTIANQAVPFSACTMLLDSEVYNMPLENQGDENKSVRDRFNARQFISWLQDVDDKYDRMKTCLLMRQQHEAAALNAVQRMEWQLKVQELDPAGHKSLCVNEVPSFYVPMVDVNDDFVLLPA; encoded by the exons AAAAGCAGGGTCCTGAAAGGAAGAGGATTAAAAAGGAGCCCGCAACTCGGAAGCCCAGCCTGCTGTTCGGAATGGGACTTCCAGGAATCCGTGCAGGTTATCCGCTCTCTGAGCGCCAGCAGGTTGCCCTTCTTATGCAGATGACAGCAGAAGAGTCTGCAAACAGCCCAG TAGATACAACACCAAAGCATCCCTCTCAATCCACAGTTTGTCAGAAGGGAACTCCTAATTCTGCCTCCAAAACCAAAGATAAAGTAAACAAGAGAAATGAACGTGGAGAGACTCGGCTGCACCGGGCAGCTATCCGAGGAGATGCCCGACGCATCAAGGAACTCATTATTGAGGGTGCAGACGTCAATGTAAAAGACTTTGCAG GTTGGACGGCTTTGCATGAGGCATGCAACAGGGGTTACTATGACGTTGCAAAACAGTTGCTTGCTGCAGGCGCCGAGGTCAACACCAAGGGCTTGGATGATGACACTCCGCTGCATGATGCAGCCAGCAATGGGCACTACAAG GTGGTGAAACTGTTGTTACATTATGGAGGAAATCCTCACCAGCTTaacaggaggggagagacacCATTAAAAGTAGCTAATTCCCCCACAATGATCAATCTGCTCTTGGGGAAAGCCACATATCCTTCCAGTGAAGAGAGCTCCACAG AGAcctcggaagaggaagatgcTCCTTCGTTTGCACCATCCAGTTCCATTGATGGCAACAACACAGACTCTGAGTTTGAGAAGGGCCTGAAACACAAGGCCAAGAACCAGGAGCCTCCCAAAGCTGTCACACCTGTGAAGGATGAATATGAGTTCGATGAGGATGATGAGCAGGACAGGGTCCCACCAGTTGATGATAAACATCTTCTGAAAAAGGATTACAGGAAAGAGACTAAAGCAAATAGTTTTATTTCCATCCCCAAGATGGAAGTAAAAACTTATACTAAAAACAGCACAATCACACCAAAGAAAGCATCCCATCGTATCCTTTCAGACACATCTGATGAAGAGGAGACCAGCCTGCCTGTGGGGACTGGAGAAAAGCTGCGGCTGACAACCCATTCTATCCTCCCCAGCAACAAGGCTCGAGAACCTTCTAATGCCAAAcagcagaaagagaaaagcaaagtgaagaagaagcGGAAGAAGGAAGCAAAGGGCAAAGAGGTTCGGTTTGGCAAAAAAAATGACAAGTTTTGTTCCTCTGAATCAGAGAGTGAAAACCTGGAGAGTGAGGAGGATGACAGAGACTCTGTACAAAGTGCTACCTGTGTAAAGGACTCCAGATTGGTGTTAAAGGAGTCATCCTTGTTTAATTCCCTTTctgcttcctctgcctcttcccatgGGAGTTTGGGGTCTCAGAAGCATAATGCTACCCTTGCAGAGCAGCACTCCAAGCACTGGAGGACAGACAACTGGAAAACAGTCTCTTCTCCAGCCTGGTCAGATGTCAGTTCCTTATCGGATTCAACAAGGACGAGGCTGACCAGTGAGTCTGATTACACGTCTGAGGACTCAAGCCTGGAATCATTGAAGCCTGTGAGGAAGAAGCAGGAGCCCAAGAAGCGTGCCCAACATGGAGCTGCTGTGATTGTGGAGAAGAAAAATTCATTCCATGCCAGTGTTGATGGAGCTATTCCAAAGCGAGACAAGGAGGGGAAAGTTGTAaaaaagcataaaacaaaacacaaacacaaaaacaaagaGAGAGGCCAGTGTCCTGCCACCCAAGACATTAAAATAATCAAGGCCTTTTCTTTTGACTATGAGGACTCTAAGCAGAAGACCGATAAGGCTTTGATTGTGGAGACTGAATGCCCTGTTGAGAACAAGCTCAAAGTGCTTAAGCATGAGAGGGAGCACTTCAAGAAGGAAGACAAATTTCAGAAAACTAAATCTGAGGAGAAGGAGTGGCTGTTTAAAGACGATGCTGGAAAAACCTCTAAAGAGGAGAAATCCTTGAAAAAAGCCAAGGAGGCAAGTAAAGATCTCAGTAAAACTTTCAGAGAAGAAAAGAGCAGCAGATTGGAAAAAGAGAAGCCCATAAAGGAGAAATCTCCTAAAGAGGAAAAACCTCGAATACATAAGGAAGAGCGAAAGAAAAAATCTAAGGACAAGCAGTTCAAGTCTGATAAGAAAAATGAACCGAAGGAGGAAAAACCAGCAAAACCAGAAAAGGAGAAAGCCctgaaagaggagaaagagagatgtAAAAAAGACAAAGGTTACAGGGAGGAGCCCAACTTTGAAGAGTTTAGTAATAAAAACCAGTTTTTAGAAAGCGAGGACACAAAGTTCAGCCTCTCTGATGATCAGCAAGATCGGTGGTTTTCAGATTTGTCATCTGATTCTTCTTTTGATTTCAAAGGAGAGGATAGCTGGGATTCGCCAGTGACAGACTACAGGGAAATTCAAAATGACACTGTGACAAAACTCATCATAGAAACGGTGAAGGAGGAGATAAAAGACAAGAAGCGGGATAGTAAAGCAAAAGATAAGAGGGAGTACAGTGAGAAGCGTAATGAAAAAGACacttttctaaaaaagaaagagagggaatATGTTGAGCGGAACTCTGAGAAGAAAAAGGACCAAGTTGAAAAGCATAAAAGTATTTCTAGTTATCtgcctgaaaagaaaagaaaagattctgCTGAAAGCtttaaagagagaaaggaaaaggaggctAGTGAAATTAACAGAGAGAGAAGAGATTTGCCTGATAGCTCTAAAGATAGAAAAGAAGTTAAAATCAAACAAGAAGAATCCTACAGAGATGAATTTAAAGACTATGGCTGTGAAACATTCTTCAAAGAAAAATCTGAACCCGAATTTAGTgggaaaaatgtggagaactgggatAGGCATCATTcaggaaaagagaagaaagatgtgccagagaaggacaagaaagagaaattaaaaacagaaaagtaCAAGGAGAAATCCAAAGTAGAGGACAAAGAGAGAAATGAGAAAGCTTTgctggaaaaaacccagaaggacAAAGAATTAGATAAAGGTTTTAAAGAGAAGAAAGATACAAAGGAGAAATATAAAGATCCTCACAATAAAGATAAAGAGAGAAAGGGTTCACTAGACCAAgttaaagagaagaaagagaagaactTTTCTGGAGATAGAGAGGATTTCCATGAGAGGAGGGATGAGAAAAAAGGCCGGGAGAGGACATGGTATAACATCTTAGATATCTTCACAGATGAAAGCGAAGATGAGAAGGATGATTACAGCCTAAGTGGGTTCAAACTTGGAGAGGGCCTTGGGAGCGAAATGCATCGTATGGATAGCATGCAAGACAAAGACGATGGCATGGTAGCTGAGAGAGACCTTTATGTCCCTGACAAGCACAGGAAATACTCCTCTGATCGGCAGCATTCCACTGAGAGACAGAAAGACAAAGAgtcaaaagagaagaagaaagacaaaGGGTTACCAGAgggtggaaaggagaaaaaagagaaaagctcCTTTGAAAAACACAAAGAGAAGAAGGACAAAGACTCAGTAGAGAAGTATAAAGACAGGAAAGAGAGAAGCTCAGTGGACTCAGCCCAAGAAAGGAAGGCAAAGCAGAAATTCCCCGAAAAAGTGGAAAAGAAACATGCTGGGGAAGAGAAGGTTAAAAACAGGCACAAGGAAAAGCTAGATAAAGAGTATACCAAGGAGAAACGGTCTTCAAAAAGTGGAGAAGCAGAAAAGAGCTTGCTGGAGAAACTGGAGGAAGAAGCCCTCAATGAATACAGAGATGATTCCAATGATAAAATCAGTGAGATTTCTTCTGATAGCTTCACAGACAGAGGGCAAGACCCCGTACTCACCAATATCTTTGAGTCTTCCAACCTTTCACTTGCAGATGCCACTGAAGAGAAATTTAAGGAGTCtctgcctttgccttgccttccAGATAAACTCAAGGAGAAAGAGAGGCACAGGCATTCTTCATCCTCGTCAAAAAAAAGCCatgaaaaggaaaaagcaaagaaagagaaagctgAAAAGAAAGATAAAACAGATGAGTTTAAAGACTCCAGCAACAGGAAAGATTCTACTCAGTATGAGAAGGACTTTGCCATGGATGGAGAAGGCATTAGTATTTCTTATGGAACAAAAACAGAGGCTGAAGAAGAACTGGACAAAAACATGGAATATTTGTTtcctgaaaaaaaggaaaagaatgatGCTGAAAGAGAACTTCCAAAAAAGGCAGAGAAAGACAAAGCGTACAGCTCCAGCACAGTCAGCACAaccaaagagaagaagaagagggacaggcataaagaaaaatggaaggaggagagagagaagcacagaGACAAACACACTGATGGTTTCTTTAGGCACCATAAGGAGGAGCAGAAGTCTGCCAAAGACAAGGATAGCTCTCAAGTGATCACTCTTAAAGACAAATCAAAAGAGGAACCACCCAAATTTAATGACCTCAAAGTAAAGGAACGACTCAAGGAAAATCAAGAAAAGGACAAATCAGAGTGTCTTAAAATGAGCAACGGGAATGATAAAATAACCTTACCCAAAGAAGGCACCAAGAAGGACATCAGACCTAGGGAAAAGCTTTTGGGAGATGGTGACCTAATGATGACCAGCTTTGAGAGAATGTTGAGCCAAAAAGATCTTGAGATTGAAGAGCGCCACAAGAGACACAAAGAGAGAATGAAACAAATGGAGAAGATGAGGCATCGATCTGGAGACCCCAAATTAAAAGACAAAGTCAAGGCCAATGAGGATATGCGCAAGAGGAGTCTGGATTTGACTACAAAGAAACCACTAGCGCCTGACACTCAGTTAAAGGACAAGAAACTCAAAGATCTAGGCCCACTGGCTCCAGTAGTATCCCCAGATAACAAGAATCAACCTGTTGTTGGGGTGGATTCCAAGGATTGGATAGCTGGTCCCCAACTGAAGGAAATCCTACCTGCGTCTCCAAGGCCAGATCAGAACCGGCCAACAGGAGTTCCAACACCAGCATCTGTTGTTTCTTGCCCAAGCTATGAAGAGGTGATGCAGACACCAAGAACTCCATCTTGCAGCAACGAAGATTACACAGATCTGATGTTTGACTGTGCTGACTCTCAGCATTCATTGCCCATATCCACCATGTCCATGAACGCATGTTCTCCATCTTTCTTTGACAGATATTCCAACTCTTCAAGTGGATTCCCGGAGAACCCAAGTCAGACCCCAACAAGGACTATTCCCTCTACAAATCTTCACCGTTCAATGTCTGTAGATATCAGAAGAGCAGCAGAGGAAGAGTTCAATGTTGGGGACAAAtttttcaggcagcaaagtgtccCAGCCACTTCTAATTATGATTCTCCAGTTCAGCACTTGATGGAGGAGAAAGTATCTCTACCCTCCATTCCCATAGAAAAGTTCCCATGTTTGTCCCCAGAATATTATTCACCAGACTATGGAGTCCCATCCCCTAAAGCAGAGGCATTGCATTGCGCACCAGGAACTGCGGGCAATGTTGTTCAGTCCCCTGAAAGTGTATTTTCTGGATTGCAAGCCAAATCTTCCCCTTCTCATAGAGATGAGCTGCTTGCCCCTTCTGTTGAAAGTGCTCTCCCTCCAGATCTTGGCCTGCCTTTGGATGCCACAGAAGAGCAACAGGCAACTGCTTCCATTATGCCCCCAGAGTCCAGCTTTTTACCACCAATTGAAGACAACGAGTTTGGCTCTAGTATTCCGGAACAGAATAGTACTGAGTGGGAGACCACTCCAACAAGAAATTTGGATCCTCCTGTGCCTCAGAGTTTGATTGGCAATCCTTCTGATCACGCTGTCAGCTGGACAGTGGGATCAGAGCTGCTCATTAAATCTCCCCAACAGGGCCCTGATTCCCCAAAACCTTTCAGTTCTCCAGACATCCCACATCCCACACCTGTGCCCTTCATTGCTGCAGATTCCCTGCATCCCAGTTCCCCCGTTTCATACTCTCTCTCAGTGACTGAATCAAGGCTTGATACAGCAAAGGAAGATGCTGAAGAAGCTGTTCCAACAGAAATGGTGACTGCAGAACAGCAGGCTTCATATGCAGATTCCCCTGCTAGATTAGACACTTTCTTTAGTAATGGTAGTAAGCCTGTTCCAGAGGAAGCATCTGACACACCTTTGCAGCCAGCTAGCATGCCAGCAGAATCAAAAGTGGAGGCTGTTAATGCTCTTGAAAACTTGGAAGAGAGCACCATCGCCCCTGTAAATCCTGAGGAACAAGCTGCATGGCCTGATCCATTTCCAAATTCAGAGGATGACTTAGACCTGGGTCCTTTCTCTTTACCAGGATTGCCACTTCAATCAAAAGATGTTCCAGAGGAAGAATTGGCAGAGTCAGCTGAAGACACTCATGAGGCAGAACAGGAAACTACCAGTGCAGACTTTGTGGATGTTGGGGTGTCTTTGGGGGCTACAAACAAGCAGGATGACCTAACTCTTAACCAAAAGAGCATCCTTCCTGAGGAGCCATATCTACAAGCTGATGAGCAAAAGGCCAATGAGATTTCACTAGAAGTTGTGCCAGAAGCATCAAGTGCCCCAGAACAGAAAAATATAGAAGAAGCGGAGGCTCCCCAGAATATTCAGGAGGTGACACCAGCAGATCTTGCTCAGTCagagaccaaggaggaggaaacCAGTTGTGAAGAACTCTCCTCAGCTACTCTTGCATCAGACAGTGGTTCTCAAGCTAGTTTGAGCGAAGCAATCAGAACTGAGAGCACTGATGTTCAAGACATAGTGGTACCTGGAAGCAACAGCCAGATCCCTTCCTCTCAAACAGAAGTGCTGCAAGGGAGTACCCAGTTAGAATCCACAGAGCCACCACCCAAACCAGTCCCTGAAACCCCAAAGCCCCCCAAAATCGAAGAGATCCCACAACGGATCACCAGAAACCGAGCCCAGATGCTTGCCAATCAAAACAAacagaatgctgctgctgctgctactactgctactactacaactactactactacaacaacaactactactactacttctgaaAAAGAGTTGCCCCCTGCTTCTGCCCCTTCAACACGAGCAAAGGGGCGTGTTTCAGAGGAGGAAGATGCCCAGGCACAACATCCGCGGAAGCGCAGGTTCCAGCGCTCCaatcagcagctgcagcagcaaatcAACACCTCCACCCAGCAGACACGGGAGATGATCCAACAGACACTGGCTGCAATTGTTGATGCCATCAAGTTGGATGACATTGAACCTTACCACAGCGACAGGTCCAATCCCTATTTTGAGTACCTACAGATCAGGAAGAAAATTGAGGAGAAGCGGAAAATTCTCTGCTACATCACTCCCCAGGCACCCCAGTGTTATGCTGAGTATGTCACCTACACAGGCTCATACCTGCTGGATGGCAAACCTTTGAGCAAGCTGCACATTCCAGTG ATTGCACCCCCTCCATCGTTGGCAGATCCCCTCAAGGAGCTATTCAAGCAGCAGGAAGCAGTCCGTGGCAAGCTGCGCCTCCAGCATAGCATTGAGCGG GAGAAGCTGATTGTGTCATGTGAACAGGAGATTCTGAGGGTTCATTGCCGAGCAGCAAGGACAATAGCCAATCAAGCAGTGCCCTTCAGCGCATGCACCATGCTTCTGGATTCGGAGGTGTACAACATGCCTCTGGAAAATCAG GGAGATGAAAACAAATCCGTCAGAGATCGTTTCAATGCTCGCCAGTTCATTTCGTGGTTACAGGATGTGGATGACAAGTATGACCGGATGAAG ACGTGCCTGTTGATGCGACAGCAACATGAAGCAGCGGCCTTAAATGCAGTGCAACGAATGGAGTGGCAGCTGAAAGTGCAGGAGCTGGACCCTGCTGGGCACAAATCGCTCTGTGTGAACGAGGTGCCCTCGTTCTACGTGCCAATGGTGGACGTGAACGATGACTTTGTGCTCTTGCCGGCATGA